The window AAGATACATCTGaaataagggggaaaaaagccccaaaccccGCATTGTTAATCTGTTTGCATATGTTTAATCaacaacagaataaaaataaaacgCATGTCTTTAGTTTCACTTCTGCAGCGTGATCCAGTAGCACCATCTGCTGTTTACAGGGAGCACTGCTGCTTTAGTTATATGCAAAATAActaaatttctatttttctaatttctatTCTTATATAGAAATGTACATACATTCCATAAGCATCTATACGGTTTAACCTTTTTGAATGGCTATGAAAAAACCTTCTAAATTGCTTTTGTGCACTCAGAAATGTCAGTCCTTTAGAGGAAAGGCAGGTATTTAAACAGTGATAATTTTTTGCAATATGCCCCATAATATTTAACGATGCCAAGAGATATATTTCCTGGAAAACGTCTGCTTAGATGCTTTACTCTAACTGTTTTCtttgtggaaaatattttggctgAAATTCATATCTTGGTATCAGTAAATGGTCTGGTAAATTAGAAATCCATTACACTGGTTCTAGTAAAGGAGAAAATAGAgcagtgatttttaattttttttttcctaagtggGAATAAAATTCTAAAGCATTTATAGAGATCCACTTGAGGttgaagaaatttaaattagcTCACATTAGTAAGTCAGAAAATTGCCTCATAAATGAAcaaaggaaagtatttttttgcCCCAATCTaagataattttaaagtaattaatGAGCATATAATCTGCCCTGCTccctttctctgtttctctcccCTCTTGCCTTGGTGCTGGCAGTTCATGACTTTCAGCGCACTACTTggctttctctgcagctttgaGCTGTGCCTGGCATTGAGAATGCAACGAGGGGGGACAGCACCTGCAGTTGGTGCTGCATTGGTGCAGAGATACCCCATGGAGGAGCACTTCTGCCAGTGCCAATGCCAAAGCCCACTCCTGCCTCCCGTTTCCCTGAGCATCTCACAAGGCCCCagagtgcagctgctgcttctgctccagCCTTACAACACAACAAGACGCTTCCTGCTTCCtgcttgtggaatttgtggagaGGAACCAAGTCATTCACCTCTAATGCCTTTTCTCAGGGCTGGATGTGGAATTTGTCTGCTTCTGCCTGGGTGCTTAAAGAATTCATTCTGCTGCTCACAGTGTTTCCTGGGTTGCTCAGAATGGAGGTGGGTCTTTTGTGGTACCTATTACTGTGCAGCTGCAACCTCTCACAAAAGTTGCAGGAGTAATATATAGCACAAGTGCCCATAAAGCTTAGTGAACTAAAATTGTGTGTGTGCAAGGTTGCACTTTATGATTAGTAAACACTGAAATTGCACTGCACACGTAGCATCTAATTCAGAGGGGTTTGTTGATTCTCAACATGCCATTTCTCCTTACTTGTAATAATTCAGGGTTAGTGTATAATTGAAGCAAAGGACCAGACATTTCTTTCTGTCAGCAGCAACAGCCAACTATAATGCTAGTTCATTTTAAACTAATATATCCACCCTGGGTCCGTTGGTCTGAAACACACTCTGAAGTGAAATTCGAAGACCTGGTGAGAGGCTTGTAGAGCTACTGAGTGTTTCTGCTATAACCTAGGACTGTGACAAAGTTCatttccccagagcagccctcacggtgctgtgctgtgcactGGTAGCTGGAGAGGTGCTGATAACACACCAGTGTTttggctgcagctgagcagcactggcacagcatCAGTGCAGTCTCCCCAAACTCCTGGCCAGGGGTGGGCAAGACCTCAGGAGGTGACACaaccaggacagctgacccaggtagtccaaagggatattccatactaTATGGTGTCAGCTCACGTGTAAAACCTatgggaaggaagaggaagggggGGGGAAATTTGTTATTTACAGTATTTGCCTTTGGGAGCAACCAAATGCTGAAGCGCTGCTTCCTGGGAAGTGGCTGAATGTCACTGCCAATATGAAGCAGAGAATTAacccttctttttatttctctttgcttGTGTGACATGcaagcttttgcttttgcttttgctttagtAAACTGACTTATCTCAACCTGTGAGTTGTTTTCCATCtggttttctctctcctgtccaGCTGGGAGACATAGAACAGCTTGGTGGGCAGCTGGCATCCAGCCAAAGTCAACCCACATAAGTCCCAAGAAACTCCataaaaaaaaggagaactGAGCATTTGGGGCTTTCCCCCCCATTTAAAGAAACCTATGCCATGAACAATATTCTCAATTTTAATACTGTAAGCTCTtagtaaaagcaaaaatatatcaGCGATGCAAATCCCGTATCAAACCCCACAAATATTTGGGGGAAAGTGTTGCTGAGACACCAGCTTATGGTGTTGCAACTCTTTTGCCATATCTGAGCTCTCACTGCCATTCAAGGACTACAGTGAACTTTTGAAATGGGTTGTTAGTCTTAAAATAACCAGCATGAGCAGAGGATTTGTAGTACATTGATGAAACTTCTAAAATTGCCAGCTCATTTAGCAGTTTCATATAGCATTTTGTAAATCACTTTGAAAGATCTCTTACTCTGTAAAACATTACAAAATGTGCAGTTCAGAGGGGCCACCTGGACAATGTTCCCAAGATGGGATCAGATACGGCAGCAGTGTTTCTACAGTACACAGGACACTCCTTGTGATTTCATAGCACACAAAGCAGAATAGGAATGTTCTTTACTTGCAGGGAGAGCAAAATGAGCAGGTCAGAGACAAGGTAAGTAAGTCACCGTATAATAAGTGACCTTTATGTACTTTAGCAATTTTACCAAGCATAACCTGTGCTTAAAGTCTGAAAGAAGTTAATGAGTTGAAGGACAAAGTAAGCTTAATCCTGTGGTTACTAATGCAGACTAACTCCTACAACATTATGCTTTTGCAGGCCAACTTCTGCACTTCAAGATATTCCAAGtctcaaaatttttgaaatttgtttCTAACTTATTATCCAGTTGGAGACCAGCTTCGTAGCTGTTGCGAACTGATTCTAAATTCCTCATGAAAAGATTACCAGAAGAGTTTAGAAAGTGTGTAAAAGAGAATATAAGTAACATTGAAAAGAAACTAATTTGCTCCAGTCCCAGACTGAActtgtggtggtggtgatgacaCCATTTTGAATAAGGAAAAACACATCCTCAAGCAATCTAATGGCTGTAGAACATAATATACCAGAAGAGTTCAGCTGGAAGGGATGTAACAAGGATCACCTAGTGCAGCTGTGATGTCTCATCAGGGACCAGATGATCTAGGACTTTTTCACTGTACTAGAGCATACTAGATCCTGAGTGGGACACAGACAGAATAAGCAGAAAGTAtttaagcaaattaattttcctcagAATGAATTACAGTATCTGTCTACTACAGTGATAACCTACACACTAGAAATAGTTAATAATATCAGTAAGGGGGACTAATTTTCTAGTTCTGTAATTCCATTTCTTGCAAAGTAAAATTCTGCTAATTCCACTAGCAACCTGCTCTGtagaacattttcttctgtgtattATTAAGGGTACATGCATTACCCAGCTGTAGGCTGTAAGAGGATCAATGCAGACAGCAGTCACTAAATAGAGCTCTCCCTTTTACTAACTAGCAGAAATATCTATGATTAAGATTGCTTTCCACTTGAGCTGAatcataacaaaaaaattaaaaatgagatgGGCCTTTCTACTGGAACAATATTCTTATGAGAATTTTTGTTTCtagaaacaaatgaaagaaaacacctTTTATGCAGAAACAATTTTAATAATATCAAAGCGTACAAAAAACTATCAGAACAAATGTTAGATGAACAGAAAACTAAAGAGCAATTTTGGCCTCACTGGAcaatgcatatatatatatacatatataattgTTCGTCCTATATGCTTATTCTGTCAATTCTACTGCTGTCCCAAATGCAGGCATTGCATGTTTCAAAGAAGCCTGCAGCTAAGGAAGGGTTAAATTATGTTTTACTGACTTAATTCACATACTTAAGAAAACTTCACCCAATTCAgggctgttttttttaatcttacttGTCAGTCATGTTTTACAGACAAAATTCTCAACTTTGATTGATGTAATATTTTAAAGAGTATTTGCTATTCACACAATTAGCATTCGATGTTTAAAACACCAAAACTGGAAACAAAGTTAATTTGTCCAAAAGTACAGTCAAAGAGActaaaaagatattttagaaCCATCAATTGGAAATCTTTACTGTATCATAGTCACTTCAAGTGTTGTAAAGTAGTTTTCTACCATCTTcagcttttcttcagaaagcagaTTTTCTTGCTTCAATTGTCTAATAAGAGCTTCCAAGGACCTGAGTCTCCCCAAAGTTTTTACCTCCTGCATTTCAAGTAAAGTTATCTTAGAGTGGAGTTTTGAAATTTTCTGCCAAAGGTGATCTCTGTCTATGTCTTGTCTGCAGTATGAATGCTCAGTCTGCAGTATTTCATTTCCGTCATATTCAATCACTTCTGTCTTGTCTATGTCAAGAAACTCTTCCTTAACAGGCAGGAAAGAACTACTTACTCTTTCAGGCTCTTCTGGACTCTCAGCTGGCATAATAATAGCAATGACAGACTCTTCACTTCCACTGAACTGCTCAATAGTTTGTGTGACTGTACTCAGTAAAACTGCATCTTCACTTGTCTGCACTTCACCAGAACAGACCACATGAGGGATAGAATTTTCAACTGCATAGTCAGTAACCGACCCAAAAGCACTGTTCAGTTTCAGAGATGAATTCAAGTAGTCAGGGTCTGTAAATTGCAGGACTGTAGCTGTACAACCTCCTGAATCCTCTACAGAAGTTTGAACACTGGGACCTTCCACGCTCTGGACTGCTGCTGTCATTAAAACAGGATTAGGCTGATGTAAATACTGCTCAGAAGAAGTATCAAGAATGACACTGTCTGCCTGAAAGCCACCTTCATCTGGAAGCTGCAGGTTTTGAATTTGTAAAGGTTTACTCAGTGCAGTTGAGCAAAccacttctgaaaaaaacaccttttcctCTACATTTTGTGCAATTACAGGATTTTTCTTTGGTATACAAGGTTCAAGCGGTACAGATACTTTCTCTGACACAACATTTGTTTCTGCCCGCTCTTCTCTCTGTACCTGTTGTGAACTGTTCTCAGAAGAATCTTTTtcctggaggagaaaaaaaaaaaaagaaaatcaccacCTTGTAACAAGAAAATAACtaagcataaaaaaattaagtctcATTTATAGCATGCTACTGCAAAAGGACTAACTTAGATGAGTActgtttaaaaattacatcagaGGCCTCAGAATTCATGTAAGCATCTTCCACAACTTTACTTCATGTCCTAAAtgttaaaatactatttttaaagcTCTAAAAGCAATAacagtgtttggttttttagttttgggctttttttcttattgtggtttgggtttttttatttgttttattatagGTTTTTGTCAAACTCTAGGGAATTTGTACTGTTTTACACACAAGATACCATAATTTTAAATGTACTTGAAGAGCAGGGGCTACACAAAGACTAGCTGGCATCTTCTATTACCATCTGAAACATTGTAGTAAATATATTAAATGTACACAGCACAAAGTTCTTGCATTAAAGATGATTGTAAACCAGCAATTCAATTCTGCCAACTAAATTTTACGCTTTATAAAAATGgaaaccttttttttgtttatagaTAGAGATCTTAGCAGAAAAATACATTGTAAACAGGACTTTAAACAGAAGTTGATACTGAGACAATGTGAAGCTTGTCCTTTTTTAGccactttcttttcccttccttcacATAAACTACATCACGTGATTACACTTGATtacattatatttattatacacaaataattatattagtaataaataatattttaataaataataacaataataatactTTTAGGTATGTCAGTcagtgaaacaaaaatacaaaaatagtgGGAGTCTTATTTTTTCTAGTAGATCTAATTACATAAAGAACACTCTGATGAATTTGTACTCATGCAAAACTGTGTACATGGgaactaaaacaaaaaacatacagaacaaagaaacagaaaaataaacaattttaacTTTGCTAATTAAATATAGGCCAGGCAAAAACCtcaaccaaaccaaccaaccaaccaaaaaattcaaaaatccaaaccaacaaaaaaaaaaaaaggaaaacaggaaaaagaaattaaaaaaaaaaaaaaaaaaaagaaaggtcagaaaaaaaaagaaaggaaaaaaaaaaaaaaaggccaggCTGAAAAAATTTATTACAATGAGAAAGATAATTTCAAAATGTATGTTCCTAAAAGTATGTATGTAATCTGAAGTATCCTAAGTGCATTCAACTTTGTGATTcagttttatttgaaatttcagCCCCAGAAGAACTGGAAGATTTATACGGAAATAGCATTCATTTGGTTACCTTTACATTTTCCAAGACAATACCTAACATCATGTCAATCTTTGGGATTTTGTGAAAATGAAGCAGTTCCCTTTCTCTGTCTTATCTGCAGCTGTAAAAGACTGTCTCATACTATGTATTTTAACTAGACAAATCTCTtacaaaatatattatataaatgttCCCGAAATCTCAAATAACAGAACTGCCATTAACGTTGAAGGAAATGCACCAAAACAAGTCTCAGGACAGTTGCTTAAAGGAAGACTCTAACTTGCATTGAAAATCTCCTTGTCTatcagtccctgccctcccacTTGTAGGTCAATATTCAAATAAAAACCCTTGCAAGCTAATGTAGAATGGTTACTGATACTGAAATGCCAGCAACTATCACCGCTCTTGAGCCACAAACATTCTTTATTTGGAAGAAGAACCAGAATGAAATGTTTTATGAAGAATCATTAAGCATTTCTGGGAAGACTTCCTTGACTTGCTCAGTAATACATAAAGCAAGGTGGTGGTGAGCAATATGCAAATACAGCAATTCTTTGCTCTCATGTTTCCAAAGGCAGTTTGGGGCCTCAGTTTCCTTTTCCTCAACATTTAGTCAGAGACACACTAATCAGAAATTTTTACCCAAAATAAGAATTCATATCCATATATTTCTGAATACTCAGTCTATGTAGAAAGTTAAGGTTTGGGGCAAGTAGAGAACCAGAGGTCAAGTCAAAAGATATTGTTGATTTGCTGAGGTGGTCACTAAAAACATGTGACTTGATGTTCAGAAAAGTGCAGGGAGAATAAAGTAATGCCAGAGAGAGAAGTGAGACCACAGGAAAGcaagttcacagaatcacaggtaCAAAGCACtggcatctcttttttttttcttttgatagcAGGAAAATGATGGCTAAACTAAAAATAAgcacagaaattacttttccaaACTGGATAAATCCATCTGGGATTTCTCAGATATATATATTGCaagattttctggttttgtattTGAGAGATTTATCAAGATCAATTTTCACTCCACAAAGTCAAAAGAGTCTAGACAACAATTGCAGATGTTCAAGAAGACAGAGTACTTCATGactaaaaagaaattgttttgtaAAATTAATTAGCTACATATTTCAGTTTCACCTGTTTAGCCTTAAAACCAGCCCTTCCATTCCTCCCACCTCCACCTGATGATCCAGAGGAAGATAAATACATGCTAGAAGAGAATTAGAATAGGTTTGATCAAGCTTAGGAGCCTGTGTAGCACAATACTTTTATGTAACCAATAGCATGAATCTGTGAAAGACAAGATGGACTAGTCTTTGTAGATTGTCTTTGGCAGTCTACAGTCCTGAGCTCCTAGGCTAAAGGTTAGGGACAGGAAAGAGAAGTATGTAGTTTGAAACTAATACATTCCAAAGCCAGTATTTCTCTACAGCTAATAAAAGACCttaaaagaacattaaaatattaagagTAATTGCATAAGAAAAAGCTTAGAAACATAATATTCTCATAAGAAATTTAACATTTTCTATAGTAAACGCTTCTgtaattttcagttaaaaaaaagatattGAACCACTCCACTCAAACTAGAGgaagttgtttttcctttacatTATGGAATCACATACCTGTTCTGTGTCAGTACTGCTGACAAACTGTTTTGACAGAcgggaattttattttttaaataaaatatgattaTCTGACAGATTAGAAAATCTGTACtacatttttattacatttgtAGCTTTGTActacaaaacaacaacaaaaaaagataaaaagatagaaataaattaccTCATCAtctggggaagagaaaatagTTGGCACAGCAGTATTTTTCAAGTACCGTATCCCCCATCGCACATCCAGGGAATCAGGGGTAAAATGATCACTGCAGAGGAGCTGGTGCTTACTTGGAGTCCATGAATCTCTCTTCATGTTCCGCAACCATTTCTCAAGTCTCTCTTTATCATGAAGTGGAAATCTTTTTAAAGCAGTTGAAAagacaaacaagaaaatataCAAAACCCCCCTGTTATTGTtgtctttctttgttttaaataagaATATCTCATTGTTACTTAGAAGTAGCCTTCCTttagaaaagattaaaataattatttttcaaaaatttaaagtattaaatgcTGATCTGGATGTCTTGTACATGTTAACCCAATCATTATCCAAATTATTCCTAGTTGGGTATTTTCTCTgagttcagcagcagaatttcTGATTTCTGCTAGCCTAGGGTTTCAGAATCCATGGCCAAGATGTTTTTAAAGGTTTGATCCTACACTTGCTCAGAAAGCAGTTCTGTTGAAGGGAGATGAAATATTGAGACTTAATTTAAAGAAAGTTAAGATTGGTCCTCATTTTATTAATAGTATTTCTAGGGCTTGTCTTTCTAGACACAACCAGGATTTTCTATCAAACAGAGTACCTCCTAATACATGCCCCTCTTCAGATTATTAGATAATTTGGCAATGTGAATATTTCCAATAcaagttttaaattttgttcAAAAAGTAAATGCACGCAGATGCAAAACATTTCTATATTTTGTGTTTCAGCAATTAAACTTTCTCATTAGGAGCCCACATCATATTTTATAGTTTATCaaaatttagaatttagaaTTAACTTTTCAGTCATCTAATCTacctgaaaaggaaaatgacaaGTATATaccttcacagaaaaaaaaaaaattgactttaaaaatacatgcaaatGGTCAGACAAATTCCATCAGAAAGAGAACTTTCTGattcaattaaattaaaaggaaagtGTGTGAAGATACGAAATGTACTTAATGACAAATTAAAGGGAAACTGAAGGCTTATTATGATGCATTCACAGTCAAGAAGTGATGGTAAAGGGAACACGAACATTCAGACCACTCTTGTCTCTCACCTCTCCTCAGACAGGTATAAGGGTATCTGAAATGTGCTTCTATATTTCTCTGGTGCATATCAATTTTATTTCAACTCTAGCATATAACTACATATGACACATAAACCATAAATTGAATTCTGAGGACTGTTAAGTGACTACTGTTAAGAAAACAATATTCCTGAGAATCATGAGCAATAAtaattacaaaggaaaaatctCCACTTTTGTGATCCCACCCTTAAATCCCTGAAGCTGCAAGTTTCCTCCTAAAGCCACAAGTAGCAATGACTCTTACACAAGGCCTGTGTTTCAAAACTGCAAACTCAGGTGATTTTGAGAGAAAGAGGGCTGAATTCACAGCATAAAGGTGCATGTATTCACCCCTTCCCCAATCTTTTGAATTTGTTGTCATGTAAGTCCTCAAATTACCAAGGAAACAGAGCAAGCTTCTGAAGCATCCAGCTCTGCATATCTGCAGGAATGCAAGGAACAGTGCTGGTAAGAACACAATAACCTCTGAAGGACAAGTTAG is drawn from Poecile atricapillus isolate bPoeAtr1 chromosome W, bPoeAtr1.hap1, whole genome shotgun sequence and contains these coding sequences:
- the LOC131592334 gene encoding THAP domain-containing protein 5-like isoform X3, with translation MKRDSWTPSKHQLLCSDHFTPDSLDVRWGIRYLKNTAVPTIFSSPDDEEKDSSENSSQQVQREERAETNVVSEKVSVPLEPCIPKKNPVIAQNVEEKVFFSEVVCSTALSKPLQIQNLQLPDEGGFQADSVILDTSSEQYLHQPNPVLMTAAVQSVEGPSVQTSVEDSGGCTATVLQFTDPDYLNSSLKLNSAFGSVTDYAVENSIPHVVCSGEVQTSEDAVLLSTVTQTIEQFSGSEESVIAIIMPAESPEEPERVSSSFLPVKEEFLDIDKTEVIEYDGNEILQTEHSYCRQDIDRDHLWQKISKLHSKITLLEMQEVKTLGRLRSLEALIRQLKQENLLSEEKLKMVENYFTTLEVTMIQ
- the LOC131592334 gene encoding THAP domain-containing protein 5-like isoform X1; its protein translation is MPRYCAATRCKNRGGQNAKDQRKLSFYPFPLHDKERLEKWLRNMKRDSWTPSKHQLLCSDHFTPDSLDVRWGIRYLKNTAVPTIFSSPDDEEKDSSENSSQQVQREERAETNVVSEKVSVPLEPCIPKKNPVIAQNVEEKVFFSEVVCSTALSKPLQIQNLQLPDEGGFQADSVILDTSSEQYLHQPNPVLMTAAVQSVEGPSVQTSVEDSGGCTATVLQFTDPDYLNSSLKLNSAFGSVTDYAVENSIPHVVCSGEVQTSEDAVLLSTVTQTIEQFSGSEESVIAIIMPAESPEEPERVSSSFLPVKEEFLDIDKTEVIEYDGNEILQTEHSYCRQDIDRDHLWQKISKLHSKITLLEMQEVKTLGRLRSLEALIRQLKQENLLSEEKLKMVENYFTTLEVTMIQ
- the LOC131592334 gene encoding THAP domain-containing protein 5-like isoform X2, which translates into the protein MTIYKPGEGPGRVSKFPLHDKERLEKWLRNMKRDSWTPSKHQLLCSDHFTPDSLDVRWGIRYLKNTAVPTIFSSPDDEEKDSSENSSQQVQREERAETNVVSEKVSVPLEPCIPKKNPVIAQNVEEKVFFSEVVCSTALSKPLQIQNLQLPDEGGFQADSVILDTSSEQYLHQPNPVLMTAAVQSVEGPSVQTSVEDSGGCTATVLQFTDPDYLNSSLKLNSAFGSVTDYAVENSIPHVVCSGEVQTSEDAVLLSTVTQTIEQFSGSEESVIAIIMPAESPEEPERVSSSFLPVKEEFLDIDKTEVIEYDGNEILQTEHSYCRQDIDRDHLWQKISKLHSKITLLEMQEVKTLGRLRSLEALIRQLKQENLLSEEKLKMVENYFTTLEVTMIQ